Proteins encoded together in one Amblyomma americanum isolate KBUSLIRL-KWMA chromosome 1, ASM5285725v1, whole genome shotgun sequence window:
- the LOC144103310 gene encoding ixochymostatin-like, with the protein MFQSVNIHGQGEREESDSVLRWPPTPQECGEGETWKECVSGSCAEAACERPVVGPACTDDCNYGCYCADGFYRNQHKACVTRDKCSQA; encoded by the exons ATGTTTCAGTCAGTCAATATTCATGGACAAGGTGAGCGAG AGGAGTCGGACAGCGTACTCAGGTGGCCACCAACCCCCCAGGAGTGTGGTGAGGGCGAGACGTGGAAGGAGTGTGTGAGCGGCAGCTGTGCCGAGGCCGCGTGCGAGCGTCCCGTGGTGGGACCAGCGTGTACGGATGACTGCAACTACGGCTGCTACTgcgcggatggattttaccgcaacCAGCACAAGGCCTGCGTGACGCGCGACAAGTGCTCCCAGGCTTAG